CTGGTCACCCACCACACCAGAGGCCTTTTCCAATATCCCCCGGAACTGCAAGCCCTGAATTTTACCCACTATATTCGTTTCCAGGACGACAGAACCCGCCACCTTATTTTGCTGCAACGCATATTGAGCATGCCGGGTATCCTCATCCGAGGTAAAAACAAAGGCATTCAAATCTTCCAAGTATGCATAGAAACAATTTGCACACCATGGGAAATGATCATCCGTTGAGACGGCCAGAGTAAGGACATGATGCCGCG
This sequence is a window from Bacteroidota bacterium. Protein-coding genes within it:
- a CDS encoding pyridoxamine 5'-phosphate oxidase family protein; its protein translation is MSLPEKRIVDFLSRHHVLTLAVSTDDHFPWCANCFYAYLEDLNAFVFTSDEDTRHAQYALQQNKVAGSVVLETNIVGKIQGLQFRGILEKASGVVGDQAKNAYLKRFPYAVLMKTNLWILSLTYIKMTDNRLGFGKKLIWEQATDTKK